The Nocardia arthritidis genome has a window encoding:
- a CDS encoding alpha/beta fold hydrolase, with product MAEEVVSNVGPAGITMAYERLGDPAGPPVLLIMGGGAQLIHWPDGFCAELVDCGLQVIRFDNRDAGRSTHFADGPQPDFQAALAGDFTTVRYTLSDMAADAIGLLDALGYESAHIVGASQGGMIAQSIAIEYPHRVRSLTSMMSTTGNPEVGRTDMHAFGSQGPAPEGRAEFIEWQVRLRRTLGSPGFAFDAAAVADRAGRAYDRDNDRGALIRQAAAVLASGDRTARLRELRVPTLVIHGTADLVIDISGGEATAAAVPDAELITFEGMGHSLPRELWPVFADHIAGLVERADARNLLSNRRFRRGAARRSGMSALGC from the coding sequence ATGGCTGAGGAAGTTGTGTCGAATGTGGGTCCGGCGGGGATCACCATGGCGTATGAGCGGCTCGGGGATCCGGCGGGGCCGCCGGTGCTACTGATCATGGGTGGCGGTGCGCAGCTGATCCACTGGCCGGATGGGTTCTGTGCGGAGCTGGTCGACTGTGGTCTGCAGGTGATCCGATTCGACAACCGGGATGCGGGACGGTCGACGCATTTCGCCGACGGTCCGCAGCCCGATTTCCAGGCGGCGCTGGCGGGTGATTTCACGACGGTGCGCTACACCCTGTCGGATATGGCAGCCGATGCGATCGGTCTGCTGGATGCGCTCGGCTACGAGAGCGCGCATATCGTCGGCGCATCGCAGGGCGGGATGATCGCGCAGTCGATCGCGATCGAATATCCGCACCGTGTGCGGTCGCTTACGTCGATGATGTCCACCACCGGCAATCCGGAGGTGGGGCGGACCGATATGCACGCGTTCGGTTCCCAAGGGCCCGCGCCGGAAGGTCGCGCGGAATTCATCGAATGGCAGGTTCGGCTGCGGCGCACCCTCGGTTCGCCGGGATTCGCCTTCGATGCGGCGGCGGTCGCCGACCGGGCCGGGCGCGCCTACGACCGCGACAACGACCGGGGCGCGCTGATACGGCAGGCGGCGGCGGTGCTCGCCTCCGGCGATCGCACGGCCCGGCTGCGCGAATTGCGAGTGCCGACACTGGTGATCCACGGGACCGCCGATCTCGTCATCGATATCAGCGGGGGAGAGGCGACCGCGGCGGCGGTGCCCGACGCGGAGCTGATCACCTTCGAGGGGATGGGCCACAGCCTGCCGCGCGAGCTGTGGCCGGTGTTCGCCGATCACATCGCCGGGCTCGTCGAGCGCGCCGATGCGCGAAACCTCCTGAGCAACAGGCGGTTCAGACGCGGGGCGGCTCGTCGGTCCGGAATGTCAGCACTCGGCTGCTGA
- a CDS encoding FHA domain-containing protein, producing MMRRKLSVGIAAGDGLVARFGEVVVYLAKETASTDRILGAVEAVAQERHAGAAIAQRLAAVVFGSGSEPPPFGVVAPTADGTLVLLRGPVSAVVEGAEGIRRLDGARAFTWVDEIVREPVRRITVGADSGAPVRALPRTDLQAGVVPGSGFVVATARRNGKNRPAETVAPELPTTAASGFAAAESTAGSGFEALPDPGQRISRTPSTPSTFGSSATDRPASRASRIPGVFGAPQGPADTPRGVGRDVIGRSAEQAQSSPSGIQTPSAATRFDDPGQPAANDRPGTEIGKFGAPVTPDNRPPSAETPGTTGGFGTTGRSASGDRRDSGSSGGLDAPEQTEAPQTSEEPSAATESGEIEKSVAGERPDDGVIRGAAGFDTGAGVLGELHSGGRERAGASDVTVRSETVGSPDVPGISVAGARDRAAERLDTADQPATAPWDATADDSDDSAPSTGQSLQRSQTPYGAGTFNAFQQPTDAKVAEPGEQSRGADRIDTADQPATAPWDASSDDSDDNARGTTGQALAWSETPYGAGTFTAPSQPTDAETMEPGRQSRGPGVFGAPGRATTDVEAAQSSRQTRGPGAGDAPGRPTTDTEAAESGGQSRGVERIDTADQPATAPWNAADESGTGEADPAAVTMKADLPSPAPNQPWAWSRRPGAANQFGPAGQWPDPAAAEPTMIARPRPVGPGRVLPPPNSPGAQSRPPTWPRPYPPPRTVAPAPLEPANLFPPDEGQTRIMRPAAGIGSPDTGPGALVMPDGTAHPLDRPYVIGRSPQSDDLVKKASASPIVLPRDRHVSRVHAYVSLDRGKVFVRDASTRSGTFVAAPGTDQWTRIGAEPVELPPGWRIKISSRVLTFRTDEPPRV from the coding sequence ATGATGCGCAGGAAATTGTCCGTGGGAATCGCGGCGGGTGACGGACTCGTCGCACGCTTCGGCGAGGTGGTGGTGTACCTCGCGAAGGAGACCGCGTCCACCGACCGCATACTCGGCGCCGTCGAGGCGGTCGCGCAGGAGCGGCATGCGGGAGCGGCGATCGCGCAGCGGCTGGCCGCCGTCGTCTTCGGCAGCGGTTCGGAGCCGCCACCGTTCGGCGTCGTCGCACCGACCGCCGACGGCACCCTGGTGCTGCTGCGCGGCCCGGTGAGCGCGGTCGTCGAAGGCGCGGAAGGGATTCGGCGCCTCGACGGCGCGCGGGCCTTCACCTGGGTCGACGAAATCGTGCGTGAGCCCGTGCGGCGCATCACCGTCGGCGCGGACAGCGGCGCCCCCGTACGCGCCCTCCCCCGCACCGACCTGCAAGCGGGCGTGGTACCCGGCAGCGGATTCGTCGTCGCGACGGCGCGGCGCAACGGAAAAAACCGGCCCGCCGAAACCGTCGCACCCGAACTCCCCACCACCGCCGCATCCGGTTTCGCGGCAGCCGAGTCGACCGCGGGTTCCGGCTTCGAGGCGCTGCCGGATCCCGGTCAGCGAATCTCCCGAACGCCCAGCACCCCGAGCACTTTCGGATCCAGCGCAACCGATCGGCCCGCCAGCAGGGCCAGCCGGATCCCCGGCGTATTCGGCGCGCCGCAGGGACCGGCCGATACGCCGCGCGGAGTAGGCCGCGATGTCATCGGACGCAGCGCAGAGCAGGCACAGAGCAGTCCCAGTGGCATCCAAACACCAAGCGCCGCAACGCGATTCGATGACCCCGGCCAGCCCGCCGCGAACGACCGCCCCGGAACCGAGATCGGCAAGTTCGGCGCACCGGTGACACCGGACAACAGACCACCGAGTGCCGAGACCCCCGGCACCACAGGAGGGTTCGGCACGACCGGACGATCCGCCAGCGGCGACCGGCGTGATAGCGGCAGCTCCGGCGGCCTCGACGCACCGGAACAAACCGAGGCACCGCAGACCTCCGAAGAGCCAAGTGCCGCAACAGAATCCGGAGAGATCGAGAAATCAGTCGCAGGTGAGCGACCCGACGACGGCGTCATCCGCGGCGCGGCCGGATTCGATACCGGAGCCGGGGTGCTGGGCGAACTTCACAGTGGCGGGCGCGAGCGGGCCGGTGCATCCGATGTGACCGTGCGCTCCGAAACGGTCGGCAGCCCCGACGTGCCCGGGATAAGCGTTGCCGGAGCGCGTGATCGCGCTGCCGAGCGGTTGGATACGGCGGATCAGCCAGCGACCGCGCCATGGGATGCCACCGCAGATGATTCGGACGACAGCGCACCCTCCACTGGCCAATCCCTCCAGCGGAGCCAAACTCCCTATGGTGCAGGCACTTTCAACGCATTCCAGCAGCCGACCGACGCCAAAGTCGCGGAACCAGGTGAGCAGTCGCGCGGGGCGGATCGGATCGATACAGCAGACCAACCAGCGACCGCGCCATGGGACGCATCCTCCGACGATTCGGATGACAACGCGCGAGGTACCACCGGACAAGCTCTGGCGTGGAGCGAAACTCCGTACGGTGCAGGAACTTTCACCGCGCCCAGCCAGCCGACCGACGCCGAGACCATGGAACCGGGCAGACAGTCACGCGGGCCAGGCGTTTTCGGTGCACCAGGACGGGCGACGACCGACGTCGAAGCTGCGCAATCGAGCAGACAGACGCGCGGGCCGGGTGCGGGCGACGCGCCGGGGCGGCCGACGACCGACACCGAAGCCGCAGAATCGGGCGGACAGTCGCGCGGGGTGGAACGTATCGATACCGCGGACCAACCAGCGACCGCGCCGTGGAATGCCGCCGACGAATCCGGTACGGGGGAAGCGGATCCGGCGGCCGTGACCATGAAGGCGGACCTGCCGAGTCCAGCGCCGAATCAACCTTGGGCGTGGAGCCGAAGACCGGGGGCCGCGAACCAATTCGGTCCGGCGGGGCAGTGGCCGGATCCGGCGGCGGCCGAGCCGACCATGATCGCCCGGCCGCGGCCGGTCGGACCCGGCCGCGTGCTACCTCCGCCGAATTCGCCTGGCGCGCAATCGCGTCCGCCTACCTGGCCGCGGCCGTATCCGCCGCCGCGCACGGTCGCGCCCGCCCCGCTGGAGCCGGCGAACCTCTTTCCGCCGGATGAGGGGCAGACCCGGATCATGCGGCCCGCCGCGGGCATCGGCTCGCCAGACACCGGACCGGGCGCGCTGGTAATGCCCGACGGCACCGCGCATCCGCTGGATCGTCCGTATGTGATCGGCCGCAGCCCGCAGTCCGATGATCTGGTGAAGAAGGCATCCGCCTCACCCATCGTGCTGCCCCGCGACCGGCACGTATCCCGCGTGCACGCATACGTATCGCTGGATCGCGGCAAGGTTTTCGTGCGCGACGCCTCGACCCGCTCAGGCACGTTCGTCGCCGCGCCCGGCACCGATCAGTGGACCCGCATCGGCGCCGAGCCGGTCGAATTGCCGCCCGGCTGGCGGATCAAGATCAGCAGCCGAGTGCTGACATTCCGGACCGACGAGCCGCCCCGCGTCTGA
- a CDS encoding nitroreductase family protein produces the protein MTLELTPDELLSTTRAVRKRLDFDRPVPRTLIEECVDLATQAPTGRNRQRWHFLVVTEDAQRRRVADIFRRAIAVAEGQPLRANDIRRMNMYPDSTAKVFDGLRYLLDNAHRVPAYVIPAIEGRTDHASVQVQAGTWGSILPAVWSFMLAARARGLGTVWTSAQGPLEGELAHTLGIPHRDVMLAALIPLAYTIGTDFRPARRIPRAQVLHWNRW, from the coding sequence ATGACCCTCGAGCTCACCCCAGATGAACTGCTGTCGACCACCCGCGCGGTGCGCAAACGCCTGGATTTCGATCGGCCGGTGCCGCGCACGCTGATCGAGGAATGCGTCGACCTCGCCACCCAGGCGCCCACCGGGCGCAACCGCCAGCGCTGGCATTTCCTGGTGGTCACCGAGGATGCGCAGCGTAGGCGGGTGGCCGATATCTTCCGGCGCGCCATCGCCGTGGCCGAGGGGCAGCCGTTGCGCGCCAACGATATTCGCCGGATGAACATGTATCCCGATTCCACCGCAAAGGTTTTCGACGGCCTGCGCTACCTGTTGGACAACGCGCACCGGGTGCCCGCATATGTGATTCCCGCCATCGAGGGCCGCACCGATCACGCGTCCGTTCAGGTCCAGGCGGGTACCTGGGGTTCGATTCTGCCCGCGGTCTGGAGTTTCATGCTGGCCGCGCGAGCCCGCGGCCTCGGCACGGTGTGGACCTCGGCACAGGGACCGCTGGAGGGCGAACTCGCGCACACCCTCGGCATTCCGCACCGCGATGTGATGCTGGCGGCGCTGATTCCGCTGGCCTACACCATCGGCACCGACTTCCGGCCGGCCCGCCGGATACCGCGTGCGCAGGTGTTGCACTGGAATCGGTGGTGA
- a CDS encoding MarR family winged helix-turn-helix transcriptional regulator, producing the protein MIKGAPAVRPAYFPRLATERVDIALCRASTLVARAAETHAGAHGLGVGQHLVLKMLESQGPCSQQALSEELRIDRSVMVGVCDDLESAEYVRRERNPHDRRSYAVTITDAGRARLAEAEATVADFLDDTFAPLTAAERAQLAGLLGKLLHVAD; encoded by the coding sequence ATGATCAAAGGGGCCCCTGCCGTTCGCCCGGCCTACTTCCCGCGGCTGGCGACCGAACGCGTCGATATCGCGCTGTGCCGCGCCTCGACGCTGGTCGCGCGCGCCGCCGAAACCCACGCGGGCGCACACGGACTCGGCGTCGGCCAGCATCTGGTGCTGAAGATGCTGGAAAGTCAGGGACCCTGCTCCCAGCAGGCGCTCAGCGAGGAACTGCGTATCGACCGCAGCGTGATGGTCGGCGTCTGCGACGACCTGGAGAGCGCGGAATACGTTCGCCGCGAACGCAATCCGCACGACCGCCGGTCCTACGCGGTCACCATCACCGACGCGGGCCGGGCCCGTCTCGCCGAGGCGGAAGCCACCGTCGCGGACTTCCTGGACGACACCTTCGCACCGCTCACCGCCGCCGAACGAGCGC